In one window of Williamwhitmania taraxaci DNA:
- the lnt gene encoding apolipoprotein N-acyltransferase, whose protein sequence is MKILESKRLPLLLSIASGLLLALPWYESFSGLILLFAFTPILYAEHLLSEKNARTRTVIMYAALAMAIWAGIDTWWIKNAATAGLIAAIIIHATFGSLVFALFHITKKRLGQTPGYISLIFFWIAFEYFYTNAEISFPWLTLGNGFAKDTFFIQWYEYTGIFGGSLWALLVNVVLFSTIISIIDRGKRHAYKMTIVTLCIVLLPIITSTIIYYNVVETGKKVNVVLLQPNIDPYHEKFDGLSSEEQTAILLNLAAEAVDSSTKLILGPETALQGRIMEESLELAPSIAMVKQFMEQHPNASMIVGMTSMKTYDTPYKPTPTARKYSDANQFYDRYNAALQINTSGFRVYHKSLLVVGVEKMPYLEYLPFIEELAVNLGGTIGSLGTQEERTVFQSSNDSIRVAPAICYESVYGEYYSGWVRNGANVGAIITNDGWWGDTPGYRQHLSYSSLRAIETRRYIARSANTGISAIINLKGEVVKRLGWWQRGYIKGEVVTNNKITFYAVWGDYIGRIATLLTLLMLPILLVKFLKRKGQ, encoded by the coding sequence ATGAAAATATTAGAATCAAAAAGACTTCCGCTTCTATTAAGCATTGCAAGCGGCCTACTTTTAGCCCTGCCATGGTATGAAAGTTTTTCAGGCCTAATTCTCCTATTTGCTTTTACTCCAATACTATACGCAGAGCACCTACTCTCCGAGAAGAATGCAAGAACACGGACAGTCATAATGTACGCAGCATTGGCAATGGCAATATGGGCTGGAATTGACACATGGTGGATAAAAAATGCAGCAACTGCCGGTTTGATTGCTGCAATTATCATTCATGCCACTTTTGGCAGCCTCGTTTTTGCACTTTTTCATATAACAAAAAAAAGGCTTGGTCAAACACCCGGTTACATTAGCCTTATATTCTTTTGGATTGCCTTCGAATACTTCTACACTAACGCCGAAATAAGTTTTCCATGGCTTACACTTGGAAATGGTTTTGCAAAAGACACATTTTTCATTCAGTGGTATGAGTATACTGGCATTTTTGGAGGATCTCTTTGGGCATTACTAGTAAATGTTGTCTTATTCTCGACAATCATATCCATTATTGATAGAGGAAAGCGACATGCCTACAAGATGACTATAGTGACGCTATGTATTGTGCTCCTTCCAATTATCACCTCCACAATAATCTATTACAACGTTGTGGAAACTGGTAAAAAGGTAAACGTTGTCTTACTACAACCCAACATTGACCCTTACCACGAAAAATTCGATGGTTTGTCGTCCGAAGAACAAACAGCAATTCTTCTAAACCTTGCTGCTGAAGCCGTCGATTCGAGCACAAAACTAATTCTTGGGCCCGAGACAGCACTTCAGGGGAGAATAATGGAGGAGTCACTAGAACTCGCCCCATCGATAGCTATGGTAAAACAATTTATGGAGCAGCATCCAAACGCCAGTATGATTGTGGGAATGACTTCCATGAAAACCTACGATACACCGTATAAGCCTACACCAACTGCTCGGAAATATTCCGATGCTAACCAATTTTATGATAGATACAACGCCGCACTCCAAATAAATACAAGCGGCTTTCGAGTGTACCACAAATCCCTGCTGGTGGTGGGTGTTGAAAAGATGCCTTACCTAGAGTATCTCCCATTCATAGAAGAACTCGCTGTCAATTTGGGTGGAACAATAGGCAGTTTAGGAACGCAAGAAGAGCGAACAGTATTCCAATCGAGCAACGATAGTATCCGAGTTGCACCAGCCATATGCTACGAATCAGTGTATGGAGAGTACTATTCAGGATGGGTGAGGAATGGTGCAAACGTAGGAGCTATAATCACAAACGATGGCTGGTGGGGCGACACACCAGGTTACCGGCAACACCTCTCATACTCATCGCTTAGGGCTATTGAAACACGAAGATACATTGCACGATCAGCTAATACAGGAATCTCAGCAATCATTAATCTTAAAGGTGAAGTAGTAAAAAGGCTGGGATGGTGGCAGCGTGGTTACATTAAGGGTGAAGTTGTTACCAACAACAAGATCACCTTTTACGCTGTTTGGGGTGACTATATTGGTCGAATCGCGACACTCCTCACGCTCCTGATGCTGCCAATACTACTGGTTAAATTCCTCAAAAGAAAAGGACAATAG
- a CDS encoding LysE family translocator — protein MGLVLLIKGIIVGLLASIPLGPIGVICIQRTINKGRLSGFMSGIGAATADTIFATIAGFSLTFIINFIEEKQFFFQVAGGFIVMALGISIFYTNPIRQLKRHRKNKGSLIEDYLSVLFLTITNPLAVFLFIGLFATLRIVSPGGNVLYAGILLSGVFIGAAAWWLVLSTVVNRFRARFRLKQLWYINKISGGVIFILGLIAAFETLLPFFANL, from the coding sequence ATGGGTTTAGTATTATTGATTAAAGGAATAATTGTTGGTTTATTAGCATCTATTCCGCTTGGGCCAATTGGTGTTATTTGCATTCAAAGAACAATAAACAAAGGGAGATTGTCTGGGTTCATGTCGGGTATTGGTGCTGCTACAGCGGATACCATTTTTGCTACTATTGCAGGCTTTAGCCTAACCTTTATTATTAATTTTATAGAGGAGAAGCAGTTTTTCTTTCAAGTTGCTGGTGGATTTATTGTTATGGCTTTGGGTATTAGTATATTCTACACCAATCCAATTCGTCAGTTAAAAAGACATCGAAAAAACAAAGGTAGCCTCATCGAGGATTATCTATCGGTTCTTTTTTTGACAATAACCAATCCCTTGGCAGTATTCCTTTTTATTGGCCTTTTTGCAACACTGCGTATTGTATCGCCTGGGGGTAATGTTCTTTACGCTGGGATTTTACTTAGTGGAGTCTTTATTGGTGCCGCTGCTTGGTGGTTGGTATTGAGTACCGTAGTAAATCGTTTTAGAGCAAGGTTTCGCTTGAAACAACTTTGGTATATAAATAAGATTTCAGGAGGGGTAATATTTATTTTGGGATTAATTGCTGCTTTTGAGACGCTTTTGCCTTTTTTTGCTAACTTGTAG
- a CDS encoding ATP-binding response regulator produces MAESLPDDLKRKVAALNLFGLVSVTLFTVYAIIGLLTEADVIVIASLAALLLTLLSILFLNRRGKVTLSAYTLILSYMVVGLGMAYTGVSDQFSLLNSYFLPLFAVFMLSSNRALLVSSLYLGLVSALLFFPLFDRVIAFSLSFKITFFVSYILVFLTSWFVEYFWISVQSDLEKQVLVERNATKRKDEFIASLSHQIRTPLNNIMVIANLVDSLAEDEKMKDLIDTIHASTNNLVNVVNSMVEVANVDVTERDSFIINFNLSQTVANTIKLFAHQYSSNIQFNLKIDEIIPSSLGGEPVKIKQIFLNLIESLIKAKSNNKILIDIVVKKLSESPERVELLFELRSNSPIFIPTGDGRNQLITNDMVGNAIGSQVLVDVLDLRITQRLIESNGGRLSINLHSETSVFSFPYSFYKVVDINALTREELDGQSMQNNLSTSPNSLMRKVDLADANVLLVEDNLINQKIVILSLKKLVKNIEIANNGKEALDKFGTSRFDIILMDIQMPIMNGIVTTRKIREIESSTNTHTPIIAITANALQGDREECISAGMDEYLSKPFQIEVLIQKMKKLLQGS; encoded by the coding sequence ATGGCTGAAAGCCTACCCGATGATTTGAAACGCAAGGTTGCTGCGTTGAATCTATTTGGGCTTGTTTCTGTAACTCTTTTTACTGTATATGCCATAATTGGACTGTTAACAGAAGCTGATGTTATAGTAATTGCTTCTCTTGCAGCATTGCTTTTGACACTTCTCTCCATTTTATTTCTCAATCGAAGAGGCAAAGTAACCCTCTCTGCCTATACTTTGATTTTAAGCTATATGGTTGTTGGTTTGGGTATGGCTTATACTGGTGTTTCTGACCAGTTTTCCCTCCTAAATAGTTACTTTTTACCTTTGTTTGCAGTGTTTATGCTTTCAAGTAACCGTGCCCTGTTGGTATCCTCACTCTATTTGGGGTTGGTTTCTGCATTACTTTTTTTCCCACTTTTCGATAGGGTAATAGCCTTTAGTTTATCCTTTAAAATTACATTTTTCGTCTCCTATATCTTAGTTTTCCTTACAAGTTGGTTTGTTGAGTATTTTTGGATTTCAGTTCAATCGGATCTAGAGAAGCAAGTGCTTGTTGAACGGAATGCGACAAAGCGCAAGGATGAGTTTATTGCGAGCCTCTCACATCAGATAAGAACTCCTCTTAATAACATAATGGTTATTGCCAACTTGGTAGACAGTTTGGCCGAGGATGAGAAGATGAAGGACTTAATTGATACTATTCATGCTTCGACCAACAATTTGGTGAATGTCGTAAATAGTATGGTAGAGGTTGCAAACGTTGATGTGACTGAACGTGACAGTTTTATTATCAACTTTAATCTAAGCCAAACAGTTGCGAATACCATTAAGCTCTTCGCCCACCAGTATTCCAGCAATATTCAGTTTAATCTCAAAATCGATGAAATTATTCCTTCTTCATTAGGTGGCGAGCCAGTGAAAATTAAGCAAATATTTCTCAACCTGATTGAATCACTCATAAAAGCCAAGAGCAATAATAAGATTCTCATTGATATAGTGGTAAAGAAGTTAAGTGAATCTCCTGAAAGGGTTGAGTTACTTTTCGAATTGCGAAGCAATAGCCCAATTTTCATTCCCACTGGAGATGGTCGTAATCAGTTGATTACAAACGACATGGTTGGTAATGCAATTGGTAGTCAAGTGCTCGTAGATGTGCTCGACTTAAGGATTACGCAACGATTAATAGAATCGAATGGGGGACGTTTATCTATTAACCTCCATTCTGAAACTTCTGTATTCTCTTTTCCCTATTCGTTCTACAAGGTTGTCGATATAAATGCTTTAACACGGGAAGAGTTGGATGGGCAAAGTATGCAAAACAATTTATCAACTTCTCCGAATAGCTTAATGAGGAAGGTGGATTTAGCTGATGCAAATGTTTTACTCGTTGAAGACAACTTGATTAACCAGAAAATTGTAATTCTGAGTTTAAAGAAACTTGTTAAAAACATTGAGATTGCGAATAATGGCAAGGAGGCTTTAGATAAGTTTGGAACTAGCCGTTTCGATATTATCTTAATGGATATACAGATGCCCATTATGAACGGCATTGTTACAACGCGTAAGATTCGTGAGATTGAATCATCAACGAATACACACACACCGATTATTGCCATTACTGCAAACGCACTGCAGGGCGATAGAGAAGAGTGTATTAGTGCAGGGATGGATGAATACTTGAGTAAGCCATTCCAGATTGAGGTGCTGATACAGAAGATGAAAAAATTACTGCAGGGCAGCTAA